DNA from Chloroflexota bacterium:
CGATGCCAGAAGTGCTGTCCCGCGATGGGGTCCCAGGTCCAGTTCGAGACCTCCGAATCCGTGAAGATGATGCGTGCGCCCGCATACCGCTCCGGATCGTCGCTCCAGACGTAGTAGTCGCGCTTGGGTGAGGTTGGGGAGCGCCGCGCCTCCTGGAACCAGGGATGCTGATCCGAGGTGTGGTTCAGCACAAGATCCGCGATGACCTTGATGTTGCGCCCGTGGGCTGCCTTCAAGAAGGCCCGGAAGTCGCGGAGCGTCCCGTAGTCGGGATGGATGTCGCGAAAGTCGGAGATGTCGTAACCGTCGTCCTTCAGCGGTGACGGATAGAAGGGGAGGAGCCAGATGCAGTCCACACCCAGCGCCTGGATGTAGTCGAGGCGCGCAGTGAGGCCGGGGAGGTCGCCAATGCCGTCGGCGTTGCTGTCCGAGAACGAGCGAATGGGAACTTCGTAGAAGATGGCGTCCTTGTACCAATCACGGTGAGAGGGGGACTGCGGCATCCCATTTGGATAGCGCGACATCCGACTATGTGTCAAGAACGTGCCGATCCGTTCACGTGGGCGTGGCGGGGACGTTGACGGCCTCCGGGCGCATTTATTATGATGTCGGTCAACATACTCAACAATGCGGACCGCTCTCATGACTGCGCTTACCCCAGCCGAAACGGCATCTGTACCGACTCTGGGTCACCTGCGGGATCTCGAGGCGCAGAGCGTGTACATCTTTCGCGAGGCCTACAAGCACTTCGACGATCTCTGCATGCTCTGGTCCATGGGAAAAGACTCCACCGTTCTGCTCTGGCTGGCGCGGAAAGCGTTCTTCGGCCACGTTCCGTTTCCGCTGGTCCACATCGACACGAGCTACAAGATTCCCGCGATGATCGAATACCGCGACCGGGTGGTCCGCGAGTGGGGGTTGAACCTGCTCGTCGGCCAGAACAAGGAGGCCCTCGCGGCGGGAATGAACCACACGCTTGGTCGTGTTACCTGCTGCACAGCCCTCAAGACCAACGCCCTCAAGCAGTTCCTCGCTGAGCAGAATTTCACCGGTGTCATCATGGGAATTCGCGCGGATGAGGAAGGCACTCGGGCGAAGGAGCGGTATTTCTCGCCTCGCGACCAGCACGGCGACTGGGATTTTCGCGATCAGCCGCCCGAGCTGTGGGACCAGTTTAAAACGTCTTTCCCAGAGGGCACGCACGTCCGCATTCACCCCCTGCTGGACTGGCGCGAGATCGACATCTGGGAATACATCCGCACCGAGGAGATCCCCATCATCGACCTATACTTCGATCGAGGTGACGGCACCCGCTATCGAAGCCTCGGCTGTGAGCCGTGCACGTTCCCGATTCGATCGACCGCGAAGACGCTTAGCGAGATCGTGGAAGAGCTTCGCCTCACCACGATCGCGGAGCGCGCCGGGCGAGCTCAAGACGAAGGTCGCGGCATGGAGCTTCTGCGGAAGGACGGCTACATGTAGCCCTCATGTCGATTGCCGCGTCGGACGTTGCAGAGCATCTCAACATCGTCGTGGTCGGCCATGTCGACCATGGAAAGTCGACCCTTCTTGGCCGGCTCTACGCGGACACGGGCTCCCTCCCGGACGGAAAGCTGGAGAAGGTCCAGGCGATCTGTCGTCAACAGGGGAAGGAATTCGAGTACGCGTTCCTCTTCGATGCGTTCCTCGAAGAGCAAGAGCAGGGCATCACCATCGACGTTGCCCGCACCTTCTTTCACTGGCGTAACCGTCAGTACATCATTGTCGACGCCCCCGGCCATCGCGAGTTTCTGAAGAACATGGTGTCCGGCGCCGCGCGCGCCGAAGCCGCGCTGCTTCTGATCGACGCGCATGAGGGCGTGCGGGAGCAGTCGAAGAAACACGGCCACCTCCTCTCCCTCCTCGGCGTCCGGCAGGTCGCGGTCGTCGTGAACAAGATGGACCTCGTGGGTTTTCGACAGTCCACGTTCGACGAGATCGAGGGCGACTATCGCGCGTT
Protein-coding regions in this window:
- a CDS encoding alpha-amylase family glycosyl hydrolase, with the translated sequence MPQSPSHRDWYKDAIFYEVPIRSFSDSNADGIGDLPGLTARLDYIQALGVDCIWLLPFYPSPLKDDGYDISDFRDIHPDYGTLRDFRAFLKAAHGRNIKVIADLVLNHTSDQHPWFQEARRSPTSPKRDYYVWSDDPERYAGARIIFTDSEVSNWTWDPIAGQHFWHRFFSHQPDLNFENPKVRREILDVVSFWLNLGLDGFRCDAVPYLFEREGTNCENLPETHQFLKELRGHVDRHFP
- the cysD gene encoding sulfate adenylyltransferase subunit CysD — translated: MGHLRDLEAQSVYIFREAYKHFDDLCMLWSMGKDSTVLLWLARKAFFGHVPFPLVHIDTSYKIPAMIEYRDRVVREWGLNLLVGQNKEALAAGMNHTLGRVTCCTALKTNALKQFLAEQNFTGVIMGIRADEEGTRAKERYFSPRDQHGDWDFRDQPPELWDQFKTSFPEGTHVRIHPLLDWREIDIWEYIRTEEIPIIDLYFDRGDGTRYRSLGCEPCTFPIRSTAKTLSEIVEELRLTTIAERAGRAQDEGRGMELLRKDGYM